From Dreissena polymorpha isolate Duluth1 chromosome 15, UMN_Dpol_1.0, whole genome shotgun sequence, a single genomic window includes:
- the LOC127860363 gene encoding techylectin-5A-like: MYTAKNVDIFRYVALFLVVIVHAEQCHRSLSVVKGCNGSRNCTTGWKHLLRSDQLAQTLAGVSPFLSEEYNRRCNACAEQRNLSATPRDCREVYHNGDRTTGVYTIYPMAIKALQVVCDMATDGGGWTVLQRRVSDTDFYKTWSEYQSGFGDPQNFWLGNENIWALTSTRNYALRIDLTAPDGQTAFAQYSSFKIENSQSRYRLHISGYSGTAGDSLGGSRHDGHVFSTKDVDSTAGCPALYRGGWWYDTCHSSNLNGVYNNTTYGMGLNWFSWKGYYVSMVKTEMKIK; the protein is encoded by the exons ATGTATACGGCTAAAAATGTAGACATATTTCGATATGTTGCTTTGTTCTTGGTTGTTATTGTTCACGCAGAACAATGTCACAGGTCTTTATCCGTAGTGAAAGGATGTAACGGAAGTAGAAATTGCACTACCGGTTGGAAGCATCTTCTCCGCTCGGATCAGCTGGCACAGACGCTTGCAGGTGTCAGTCCGTTTCTCTCGGAAGAGTACAATCGCAGGTGTAACGCATGCGCAGAGCAACGGAACTTGAGTGCCACGCCAAGAGACTGCAGGGAAGTGTACCACAACGGTGATCGGACGACTGGGGTCTACACAATCTATCCTATGGCAATTAAGGCTTTACAG GTTGTGTGCGACATGGCCACGGACGGCGGGGGCTGGACGGTCCTACAGAGGCGAGTGTCAGACACAGACTTCTACAAGACATGGTCAGAGTACCAGAGCGGCTTTGGAGATCCGCAAAACTTCTGGCTCGGAAATGAGAACATCTGGGCGCTGACAAGTACCAGAAACTACGCACTTAGAATAGATCTTACGGCGCCTGACGGACAGACGGCTTTCGCTCAATACAGCTCGTTTAAAATCGAAAACTCCCAGTCTAGATATCGACTTCACATTTCCGGTTACAGCGGCACGGCCGGAGATAGTTTAGGGGGCAGTCGTCACGACGGTCACGTTTTCTCCACAAAGGACGTGGATTCCACGGCCGGATGTCCGGCCCTGTACCGCGGAGGTTGGTGGTACGACACCTGCCATTCGTCCAATCTCAACGGCGTCTACAATAACACCACTTACGGCATGGGGCTGAACTGGTTCTCATGGAAGGGCTATTACGTATCCATGGTGAAAAcggaaatgaaaataaaatga
- the LOC127860997 gene encoding uncharacterized protein LOC127860997, whose translation MFLIGVGAELGLTVIDFCTLCLANDPDLGLLSVVLLSLYQVVELSRYQGDAMGITPQTLSSALARVFLNIAGYVKHHPKDSMKVLSSVKEHMSELLKTVYSRVSLDETVAHEVMSTILAAVFAEMDHSSKQNDLEEEATLATLPPISAWLLDILARKLHLLQEFTQELKAICDTGIVTDMYKTDAILHLVLAVAHERKIDSAGLRGILDHIDRQMPRLLAEMSEEETEDIKLLIWVVTEKLKKCESALGLAPS comes from the exons ATGTTCCTGATTGGGGTCGGAGCAGAGCTGGGTTTGACTGTAATTGATTTCTGCACTCTCTGTCTCGCTAATG ATCCAGATCTGGGCCTGCTGTCGGTGGTGCTGCTGAGCCTTTACCAGGTGGTGGAGCTCTCCAGGTACCAGGGTGATGCTATGGGGATCACACCTCAGACCTTGTCAAGCGCCCTGGCAAGGGTCTTCCTGAATATTGCTGGATACGTGAAGCATCATCCGAAAGATAGCATGAAG GTGCTATCAAGTGTCAAGGAGCACATGAGTGAACTTCTCAAGACAGTTTACTCTAGAGTCTCATTGGATGAGACGGTTGCGCATGAAGTGATGTCCACCATCCTGGCCGCTGTGTTTGCGGAAATGGACCACTCCAGTAAACAG AATGACCTGGAGGAGGAGGCCACTCTCGCCACTCTGCCCCCGATATCAGCCTGGCTCCTGGACATCCTGGCCAGGAAACTGCACCTCTTACA GGAATTCACACAAGAGTTGAAAGCAATTTGTGACACGGGCATAGTAACAGACATGTACAAAACTGATGCCATTCTTCATCTAGTTTTGGCTGTAGCGCATGAAA GAAAGATTGATTCAGCTGGCCTGAGGGGAATCTTAGATCATATAGACAGGCAGATGCCCAGACTGCTGGCTGAAATGTCGGAGGAAGAGACGGAGGATATTAA ATTGCTTATTTGGGTAGTGACGGAAAAGCTGAAGAAATGTGAAAGTGCTCTGGGACTGGCTCCTTCATAA